The genomic window CTTCACAAACTAGGATCAGGTTGCATAATCTGTCCCATCAAGTTTGCTAGAAGTCATTTGAACATTCGTGTTATCATGTTGAACCATCACAGCTGAAGGAATGAGTGGTGCTGTACCagaaaccaaaagtttcttAACACCAGTTCAGACTTGATTCTTTGAGTGATGGTAGTTGCAAACTCAAACAGCAGGGATAGGAGGCTAATGGGAGTATATTAGCAGTAATAGTTTACAGCTAATGAGCATAGAAATTGCTTTGATACCATGCTGATTTAGAGAGATTTTTTGGTGTATCTACTTCACAGCTTGTACAAgtatatataagaaaatgaagaactaCTGTAaggaagaatataaaataaatcccTACAGTCTGCTCCTAACTTATAATAATCATAGCAATCAAATTCCTAAAATAAAGGAGCTAAATATGACAGCTAAAAATTAGCTCCTTATAGAAATCATTATAATCTACCTCTAAAGTGAAGGGGTCAAATATGAAAGTTAAGAATGTGCAAGTTTATTGAAGAACTAAGAGAAGTTTAGTCTCCCTTTGTAAGTTTAGAGAGTTCCAGGCCAATACATGAAGGCCTTGCTTGTGTGCATCTGGAAAGAAAGTAGTAATTTCTCTCTTCTTACCAGTGTTTTCTGGTGTTTGGATGTGCTAGTCTGTTAGATTTGGACTATAATTTAGAGCTTCTCAGTGGAACCAGAGTTTAGCAGTAATCACCTTCTCAATCCAACTCTGCCCAACCTTCATGACCTGTTTTTTGAACTTGTCACAATTTCAGCTCCTTTTCATCTATAAAAGTTAGTTGGCTCATAGTCATGTATAACCTATTCACtccaattttttatatgaatcgACAGAACTGGAAATATATTTTCCCAATAAAAGAAGTCTGATAAAtgagaaatagaaagaaatagTGTCAAATACTCATTCCTTGACATCGCAATATAAGATTAGAtttagataatatatttattttagtttatgcACTACCTTAGCTAATAAAGTACAGATAGGGCTATAaccttttattctcttttgataACTTGTAAACCTCCCTATAGTGTCCTGTAAACAGGACTCTATATTACCAAAAGGTTGTAAGTTTTCATCTttcatgaagaaaaataagatagATAAAACTATGTAGTTGCACAAGTTCAAGTATGTACCTGTTTCCTATAATTGTAGATATATTATGAGTTTGTGCAATGCGCTAAATACATCCATTAGATTCCAAGTGCCAACTTATTGAATCTCTACAtaccttcaaattttaaaaagaagtgTAAGAGTTAGGCTTTTCTTTCTTGcatgctttctttttttttttttctatttttaatttcagaGACAAAAAGGTGGTAATACATTTCAGATTTCAAGCTTCATAGGGATATTGTCTTTTCTAATTACAGCAAAAGgatctttgaatatttttttcaaatatcaaaCCAGCTCCAGATTCCTATCAGTCTGAACTTACTGCTATTGCAGTACTTCTAGTTTGAACTAGTAACCTGGTCAGTAGAGGACAGAACTAAAGAATTTTGTCATTCTACATTATTTTTGAGGTTCTAAGAGAAACTCTGTTCAATCTGCACTGTTTTTAACAACTGATTGATTTGCGACTGAACTTGCAGCTCACAGAATGCCGTTTACAGTGATGGAGGATGGATTGGTCTAGAAAGCAGAACATGTACAGAGAGATCAAATAGCCGTGGCTACACATCCTGGTTCCTCTCAAAGGACTCTCTCCATGTGGGTGACATAGTTCGTTCTAGAAAGCCACTAAATGCATGTAAACCTCAAATCATGGATGTTCCAGAAGGGACTGTGGTTGGTTTCGATGGTGACAATGATCGAGATGGTTTTGTTCTGGTGAAAATCCGTGGAAAACACAACCCTTTAAGAGTGCATGTGTCAACACTTGAAAGGGTCACATCTGGCTTGGTAGTGACAGATTGGGTGCGCTTGAAAGAGCCAAACAGAAAGCACTCAACTGTTGGTATTCTACATTCTGTGCAGCGTGATGGAAGTGTAGCTGTTGGATTTCTAGGGCTTGAGACTCTCTGGAGAGGGCATTCCTCTGAGCTTCAAATGGCAGAAACTTATTATGTGGGACAGTTCGTGAGGCTGAAGACAAATGTGTTTACCCCCAGGTTTGATTGGCCTCGTAAAAAGGGTGGAGCATGGGTTACTGGGAGGATTGCACAAGTCCTTCCAAATGGGTGTCTTGTCGTAAGGTTCCCAGGGAGGTTTGTGTTTGGGGTTGAATCAAACAGCTTCTTGGCTGATCCAGCTGAAGTGGAACTAGTGTCCTTTGATAAGTGTCATGGTGTGGTGGAGAAGTACCATCATATTGAGGATTTTCACTGGGCTGTAAGGCCTTTGGTAATTGCATTTGGTGTATTTACAACCTTGAAGCTTGGAGTCTTTGTTGGTGGAAATGTGTGTGTAAGAATGAGGAAGAGCCCAAGAAATCTGACCCCAAATGATGGCCAGTGTCAGGATGGCCAAGCTGGTGGCAATCCAGCATGGATTCCTCCCACAGTTGCTAACATCCTTTTCCGAGAAGGTCCTCCCACAGCTACTGCTAGGTAACTCATCCCTCTTTATTTGGCTATGGCTAAATTCTCAAAAGTCTACAACATAGAAGGTGAACTGTATATAACTACCAGACAGACCTGTAAATATGTATACCTTATGTGATGATGTTTGGAAGCTTTCTATTTTGGGTTCATTTTCTAAAGTCATCCATCTCTTCATTGAGGATGTTCATTCTATTTTCCAGTAATGGAAACTGGAAAGTAGGCTTTGGTTGATGGATGTGGACAAGCTTGGTCTTGTTTAGTTCTTTCCTCAAGCATTGTATATGCTCTTATCAGAAGGGGTGagatttattacattttttagaTGGGAgcctttttaaaaacaattatcaaaatataGAATTTTAGAACAggttttaaagcaatttttaattgttttgaagaattttgtttagaacttatatttattttttccatgaaAGTATTATGTATTTATgaataatataaaagttttcaaagtatttttgatatttttaatatttgcctaaaagttaaaaacaccatataaaaattaaatgtaaacacctaaaatttgttctaaaaagtaatttgttttttgtaataaattctcaaaaagtcattttttaagataagtttttgatgttttgtgaATTAGAAATCTGTTTTTGAAGGACAATTTCAAATAAAgcctaaaaacaatttttgtcaAAAGTTTCATTGGAAATATAAGGGCCTTTGggcatgtttttcaatttttttttttttaaaaagaaaactgtttttaaattaaagaataaaaaacaatttttaaaaataagtttcaggAAATATGTCCAATTGaactcatattttctttttatttttaaaaattaatttcaaaaaataacaataaaaaaattttgaaaacgtctttttttttgtttttaaaagtaaaaaattatttttgaatcatATTACCAAACTgactttaaaatgtttttaaccttttttttaggttttcaagtatatttttaaaataattattatttttagtactttatttttaaacattctttataattatataattattttgtaaaacaatcttttaaaaacaacgtaaaaaaaaaaaaaaaaagatattatttaaaattacaattattttttgtttttaaaaataaaaatttattttttattttttaattgattaatacgtttttctattttttttataaaaaaaaaaaacagatatCAAATAAGGTTTTAGACCCTCTTAATCCACGTTACACGTTGCAGTTTTTCCAAGTAAATTCTCTTACACACAAAATGAAAGTCCAGAAGatgaattttttctttcataaattgtaggaacgCCGTTATTGAACCGTAGACTTGCTTGGTTGCAGGGAAAATGCTTGACTTGAACCAATAAAATGGGTCGGATTGAAGAATCATATCCGACAACAAATGTAATCTTTATTGGGTTAGCCCATAGTTTGAGGCCCCATAAGAAATTTTCATGACCAAATTACCCCTATCTTTTCCTATAAATTCTTGGCTCCATTTACAAGGTTCATGGTGGAAGAAAAATTGAGAGACTGCCAGAGAAAACCATCGAAGTACGGAGCTCATAAACAAGACAAAAATGAAGGGAACGTTATTTCAACCCCTCTTGTAAGCTCAGTTCGtcccattcttcttcttctcttctttcttcctcttttcttgacaaacaaacaaatatttggAGTGCACTAAAACTCtcttgtttggttgccgagaaaataaAGTAACTAGAGCAAATGTCCCAACCCCATTTGGTTTTAAGTCCTAAACTtgcttttcttccattttcttgcaAACCAAACTGCCAACTTCTTGCAGGAAATACATTCATGAAGATGATGGTAacgaagaagaggaagaaagcaaagaaaaatcaGTGGCAGGAGAAGAAACTGAAGTAGGTGAATTTGATGACATAATAGAGTCAGTCCAGTACAAGAACCTCCGGAAAGGAGAAACAACCAAACAAGGTATTAGCCCAGAAACTTTCTCCCCAATTTTCCTGGGAAGTTAACTTTTCCGAGAAAAAGCAAGTTTCTTGGAAGAAAAATAGTTAGTTTTGCGCAAAACCAAGAAATCAATTCATGCATTCCTGGTTCTTTACAAGTTACAATCCATATAACGGTGACTCGTTTTGACTCGGTTAAACAACTCGGAGGTGAATCGTTCGAGTTGGACCACTTCCTCAAATGGCTTTAGTGCACTTTTCCTGTTTTAGGCTGTTCAATTTAGGTGGTTTTCGTAGAAACGAGGTGGAATCACTGGAATGCTACAAATTGGGCCTCCCTAGTATGGGCCGTATGGTTGGCCTATGTTATTATGGGCCCCCAACCCAACTTCCATGAGCTGAGAATTTGTATGTTTTATCAGGAGACGATCTATCCTTGGAGAAACATGGGCTTTGGTTGCAAGAACAGAAGTCCAGAGTAGCAAGGCTTCAGAAACACCTCAAATCAAGATGGACTCTGGAGGATCTCATTCAGCAGCATCTCCACATGTACCATGCCCACTTCAACCGGGCCTTGGTCTCAGCCCGTCTCCAAGACGTGGCCCAACTCCTCATGCCCCAATGGGCTCCACCTCATGAGCTCGCCTCACTAGCCTGGCTCGGCGACTGGCGGCCCTCCGCAATTCTGGGCCTAATCTGGGCCCGGGCCCGCACCTCACCCTCGCTGTCGGGGTCGGATCCGGCCATCCAGCGCCTCTTGCCGCAGCTGATCCACGAGCTACGCATCGAGGAGACGGTGGTGGAGGAGGAGATGGCGGAGATCCAAGCCACCTGTGTCCTCCACCTCCCTTTCGCTCCCATGAACCACCGTACGGGTGGCGCTGCATTGCGCTGCATTCAGTCGGAGTTCAAGAAGATCCACCAAGTGATCGTTAAGGCCCAAAGCCTCAGGTCCATTTTCACTCTCTCTTCAACCTTAACCAACATAACAGACAATGTAACTGTAATAACTGTGATAACTGTAATGACTGCctgaaatgaaaatgatgacagGTTCAAGGCATTGGAGATGGTGGTGAACAATGTATTGAGCCAAACCGACGCGGCGGAGTTCTTGGTAGCATTTGCCGGAATTCAGAAGTCCATCCACCAGTTCGCGGCGCATCAAAGGCTCCGAAAGGGTCAACTGTCGGTGTGTGTGAAGGCGGTGGGAAATAGTCAGAGCTGAGTGATAGGAGAGTGTAGGTATTACAAGGCACTCAAGTTTTAAAAAGTTGCAGTAGGTGATGACTTTGGAATTTTTTGTGGGAACTAATAATACTATCAGGCATGAattttttcccccctttttaaTTGCACCCTTAAATGCTCACTTGGATAaggaagtttttttattttttaaattagaaaatagtagaacctataaaaagtatgaatttatgttatgttcttaaaaagtatttttaaaatttgagatagtaaacttcaatttttttaaatgaattttaaattatattacattttatataaaaattagttagagcttgtttggtcatgtaatttaaaaacggttttctatttttaaaaacaaaaaattgtttttaaaaatttctaacacTATTTGATCGTTgttttttggaaataatttcaaaaaataaagtgaaatagagaacaaatatgaattttttttaccaagtttaaaaaaaacataaacacATTTGGTCATATTTTCTGAAACTtgtttaatagtttttaaaagcaagttttagaaaaacatgatcaaatgaacgttggtttttgaaaacaaaaaattatcgAAATCACGCCTAATAATTTCACAAACAAAACCATGTATTTCATGGACAAAAACACATTAAATTCCCTTACTTGATTCAttactaataaaattatttggcgtataaatatgaattcaaacttgtttttatcCTCATTCACATTTATATATTCAGTGTGATGATGAAAGCACTACAACTTGGGCTGGTTGGTCAGGTTGATGACTAATCCAAATCCAActcaaattaagaaacaatttaCTCAAGTTCAACTCAACCCAATTTTTAATCCAAGGCATTCAACTTTAACCCAACctaatctcattttttaaaattcagatTGATCGGATTAAATCTAGGTTGATCAAATTTGACTTAGGTtagataattcaaaatttattcataatatttttttaaaaactattttctatctatttatataaaaatttaaataataaatagaataacattttaagatagaaaaagaataaatataaatttacatatttttcttaaaaaaatgaaaaacacataatataatataatttgatattttttcttaatgagtattattatataagataatatatgttataaatattataaagaaattaattcaGGTTTAGATTTAGATGGTTATTTGAACATTAGTCTGAACCCAATTCAAATTAAGTTCAAATTAAAACAACATAACTCAAGCTcaatccaaatattaaaaataattgtctaaACCCACTCAAATATCAAGTTGTGCTCGGGTTAGGTCAAGTAGACCCGAGTTTACCCTTAGATGAtattgctaaaaaaaaaaatcataacttAGAAAAGTTAGTTTTTTCCAAATGATAGTGGGAAAGTTGTAGAGCAAAGAAGGCCACATTTGTCAAATATGGAAGCCATAACATctcaaaagacactttccagAGATAAAACAGCCATAGAGATAGAATATCATTCACGTGGGCTGTGCTCTAAAGCATTTTCACCACTCCTTTACTTGTCTCACTGCTTTGTTCCTCATTCAATGTCTTCTCTCAGTGGAAACCAGCATTTCAACCTTCTTTTCATCTCATTTTCTCAAGTATTTCCCTATTTCTGtgaaataatatacaaaaccctaatattagttttatttatgacccatggttaaaaagaaaaatgttaagaaaagaaaaaaaaaatagtaaagaaaatgattttctcatatttaaatttgttataaaaaatataaataaataaataaatataattaaaattagtaaaaaaccttatataatttttttccttccactttttctttctattcttttttttttttttgcattttctcttaaattttccGAAACCAAATATAGtttgagaaataattttttatattttataaaaaaaatgtgtttccaagctttgaaaaagtgatttaaaatcatttaaaaaagaaacagttaatgcttttctttttttcttttttttataagatttgAATAAACTTGAATTTGTTTGAAATCTAAATTGAATTGATGTAAAAATGTGGTCCaaaattgtaattttgttttgtctattcaaataaaacatctgaaaataaaaattaagttataaaaCAAAGAGTACACAAAACCTATTCTTGATATTTTGGAAATCAAAACCTTATtcctaatgatttttaaagatacgagataaatttatattttttttataaaatattttattttatataaaaaattattttaaaaataaaaaatagaaaatatatccaAAGCCTAAACACAATAatattaaggtggtgtttgttttttggctgaatataaaaagctaaatattttggttttttctattcagttaaaagtaacatgttgacatcatccaacatagttaaaatgaacttgttattaataagttcaatttaattatattagataTTGTTAACaggttatttttaacttaatagaaaaagttaaatattttgattttttctatacAACTGAAAAACCTAAGTatggaaa from Vitis vinifera cultivar Pinot Noir 40024 chromosome 9, ASM3070453v1 includes these protein-coding regions:
- the LOC100247324 gene encoding uncharacterized protein LOC100247324 — its product is MKGTLFQPLLKYIHEDDGNEEEEESKEKSVAGEETEVGEFDDIIESVQYKNLRKGETTKQGDDLSLEKHGLWLQEQKSRVARLQKHLKSRWTLEDLIQQHLHMYHAHFNRALVSARLQDVAQLLMPQWAPPHELASLAWLGDWRPSAILGLIWARARTSPSLSGSDPAIQRLLPQLIHELRIEETVVEEEMAEIQATCVLHLPFAPMNHRTGGAALRCIQSEFKKIHQVIVKAQSLRFKALEMVVNNVLSQTDAAEFLVAFAGIQKSIHQFAAHQRLRKGQLSVCVKAVGNSQS
- the LOC100268161 gene encoding E3 ubiquitin-protein ligase KEG isoform X1; its protein translation is MAEKIGAAPPPASFEYELFEGDPDHLRTVAATSTQLSPWIDPASLKLKHRIGRGLFGDVWLATHHQSADDYDEYHEVAVKMLHTIREDHMQMFLDKFAGIFLKCRQLKGVCWLHGISIKTGKVCIAMKFYEGSVGDRMAHLKGGKLPLSDVLRYGIELAKGIMELHSTGVLVLNLKPSNFLLNEHDQVVLGDMGIPYLLLGIPLPNPDMVLRLGTPNYMAPEQWEPEVRGPISCETDTWGFGCSIVEMLTGVQPWCGRSIEEIYQSVVIKQEKPHIPSGLPPEVENVLNGCFEYDLRNRPLMVDILQAFESSQNAVYSDGGWIGLESRTCTERSNSRGYTSWFLSKDSLHVGDIVRSRKPLNACKPQIMDVPEGTVVGFDGDNDRDGFVLVKIRGKHNPLRVHVSTLERVTSGLVVTDWVRLKEPNRKHSTVGILHSVQRDGSVAVGFLGLETLWRGHSSELQMAETYYVGQFVRLKTNVFTPRFDWPRKKGGAWVTGRIAQVLPNGCLVVRFPGRFVFGVESNSFLADPAEVELVSFDKCHGVVEKYHHIEDFHWAVRPLVIAFGVFTTLKLGVFVGGNVCVRMRKSPRNLTPNDGQCQDGQAGGNPAWIPPTVANILFREGPPTATAR